ACCTAAACGGTTATGAAAGTTTTACCATTATGGCGACCGCGGATACCGATTCTGCTGTTTTTGCCCAAATCGTCAAGGATTATTTTATTAATACCTTACCTGCTAACTCTGATTACACCATCCAGGCGGAAAGTCTTGAGGCGATCGCCAGCGAAGCAACCGGAATGCTTAGCACACTATCACTGGGTATTTCCGTTATTGCCGGAATTTCTTTGTTAGTCGGTGGGATCGGGGTGATGAATATCATGCTCGTTTCGGTAACCGAACGAACCCGTGAAATCGGCATTCGTAAAGCCCTCGGTGCGCGTAATTCGGCCATTCGCAGTCAGTTTATCATTGAGTCGATTATTATTTGTTTAATCGGCGGTCTAATTGGCGTCGCCCTCGGTTCCGGATTGGGAATACTTGGTAGCACGCTCTTAAAATTCCCAACCACACCACCATTTTTACCAATGATGATTGCTTTAACCTTCTCAATGTTCATTGGCATCTTCTTTGGTTATTATCCGGCTAATAAAGCCGCCAAACTTGACCCCATTGATGCCTTGCGGTATGAATAAAAAAGCCATCATCTATTTCACCAAAACCAAGTACCGACAATTGTTAATCATGTTGTTTGCATCAAGGCGAACAGGCCTTAGCCTGTCCGAATTGCAGCATACAACCGATTAACAATTGGTCGGTACGATGTTAAGCAACTTTGTTTATCGTTTCGACGATGTTATTATTAAAACTTATTCTTTTTTCGTTTCATACAGCGAATCCGCCCTTTTAAATCGGTTTTAACCCGCCGCGATTCGGTTATTTTCTGCAATGCTTTGTTATAGGTAACATCGTCTAATGTATTGGCTTTTAAATAAATCATCGTCATTACCGGAAAAACCGTATAACAGCTGGCAATCGCCCAGGCCACAGCCATTTTGACATAATAGTCATCACAGTCGATCGCATTAAAATTGCGAAACATCGGTTCCAGGTAATGGTCTTCGACAAAATAATCAATAAACATCACCACGCCAAAACGAATTTCATAGGCTTTATCGGAATGGAGGTAAGGCTGTAAAAATTGCCATACCGCTTCTTTATGGTTTTTGGTAAATTTTAATCCCGAACAAAAGCTATCGCAGATTGACCAATTATCAATCTTTGGCAGATAGTTTTTGATCATGGTTAAACGTTCTTCCAGTCCGACCTCGACATAACCAATCACCATTCCCTGCAGCAGGGTTTCTTCAAAGCTGTCATCCGTAGCAGTCTCCAGATAAGCTCGCCAATCACTTTTAGCCATTCTTTTGGCGATTTTTCGCAAGGCTGGTAAACGGACTCCCAAAATATTATCATCTCCCGGAATCAATCGCTTCGAAAACTCGCGATATTTTTCATCGGCTAACGTCTGCAACTCCTGCTGTAATTTTTTTTGATCTATTTTCATTTTTGTTCTCCCCGTTATTTTATAAAAGAAAAACCCCCTTTCCAGTATTATTAAAAACACTTGGAAAATGGGGTTTTGACAGTTTTATTTTAATTTCACGGGAATACCGGAAACTAATAAATAAGCTTCGTCTGCACAACTTGCCACCAGTTGATTCATCCGCCCGGCAATATCTCTGAAATAACTGCCTAATTTATAAGCCGGCACCAAACCTAAACCCACTTCATTGGATACCACAATCAGGGTTTTATCTTTGCATACTGCCAACAATTTCTCCACCTCCAGTTTAACGCTTGCTTCTATTTGAGCAATTGTTTCCATTGAGCAGGTGTCATAATCAACTTTAAAATCCAGCATATTATTGGTCGTCATCACGGTGAGGCAGTCAAAAAGAACCACTTCGGATGCTTGAAAAATTGGATTATCTGCCAGCGTTTGAAAATTATTATATTGTTCGATGGTGCCCCAGTGAGCTGGCCGTTGGGCCTGATGTTTGGTAATCCGATCTTTCATCCCATCATCAAAAGCAATCGCCGTGGCAATGTAAGCCACTGGCTTTGATATTTGCCGGGCGCGATTTTCGGCATAAGTGCTTTTTCCACTTCTGGCACCGCCTGTAACAAAGATGAGTTGTCCCATTTTAATTCCTCCAGTTTTTCAAAAAAGTCAACAATTTATTATTATCTTCGGCTTTTTTTATCGCAATCCGAAAATATGAACTATCCAGACCGATAAAATCTTCGCAAGTTCGCAGCGCCATTCCGGCTTCTTCTAAATCCACTTGCAATTGATTTACCGTTCCCTGCAACAAACGGCACAGATGAAAATCGGTATTGCTTTTAAAAACTTTAATGCCATCGATCTGAGCCAGTTCGTGATAAACCCGTTGACGTTCTTTGGTTATATATGCTTTCGTTTTTTCTGCATACGCGGTTTCATCATAAACCGCGG
This is a stretch of genomic DNA from Acetobacterium woodii DSM 1030. It encodes these proteins:
- a CDS encoding DNA alkylation repair protein, with protein sequence MKIDQKKLQQELQTLADEKYREFSKRLIPGDDNILGVRLPALRKIAKRMAKSDWRAYLETATDDSFEETLLQGMVIGYVEVGLEERLTMIKNYLPKIDNWSICDSFCSGLKFTKNHKEAVWQFLQPYLHSDKAYEIRFGVVMFIDYFVEDHYLEPMFRNFNAIDCDDYYVKMAVAWAIASCYTVFPVMTMIYLKANTLDDVTYNKALQKITESRRVKTDLKGRIRCMKRKKNKF
- the cobU gene encoding bifunctional adenosylcobinamide kinase/adenosylcobinamide-phosphate guanylyltransferase, giving the protein MGQLIFVTGGARSGKSTYAENRARQISKPVAYIATAIAFDDGMKDRITKHQAQRPAHWGTIEQYNNFQTLADNPIFQASEVVLFDCLTVMTTNNMLDFKVDYDTCSMETIAQIEASVKLEVEKLLAVCKDKTLIVVSNEVGLGLVPAYKLGSYFRDIAGRMNQLVASCADEAYLLVSGIPVKLK